Sequence from the bacterium genome:
ATAAAATATTAAACAGGCTCTCGCAAGCATAAATAATTTAAAGAACAATGTTTTTAGCTATCACTGCTATCGATAGTTTCCTATCCCCGCTCAGCCAGTCGGGATAAGGCTTCAACTCAACCTCTGCACCCCTTTTCCGCAGAAACTTTCTCCACCAATCCAGTTCACCAACGAATTTCGGTCCAACCCAAACCACAAGTTTCCCCTCGTTCCTAAGCAATCGCAAAGATGTCGGGATGGTTCGTTTAAGCGGTCCTGTAGCCCTCAGCATGATAAAGTCGAATTCTCTATTCACCTCCTCTGCTCTGCCCGCAAAAACTTCCACATTCCTGAGTTCCAGCTCGTTCACCGCATGCATAAGAAATTGGACCTTTTTGGCTTTTGACTCAGCAAGGACAAAGCGAGAGTTAGTCAGGACGCACGCAAGCACTATGCCCGGAAAACCAGCGCCGGAACCGTAGTCAAGAATTTCGGTGCCGCAAGGAATGCTAACAAAAAATAGTGGCGCTAACGAGTCCAAAATGTGACGGACGAAAATATTTGCAATATCTGAATCCGAAAGCAAATCTCTCTTGCGCGCCTCCGTTCTTACAAGCTTTTCGAAGCGGTCGAAAATATTCGCGATATCGGAATCCGAAAGCAAATCTCTCTTGCGCGCCTCAGTTCTTACAAGCTTTTCGAATGTTTCCATTTTATGCCAAAAATCCCTCGGCAAATTTATCTCTTTATTAAAAAGTGCTTCTTCAATTGTATCTCTTTGATTCATAAGTAGTTAGGGCTTATGTTTCACATGAAACAACTTTTTTAACACAGCCACCAGCACGGCCACATCTGACGGCGTTATACCAGGAATTCTCATGGCTTGACCAATAGTTTTCGGGCGAAAACGGGCAAACTTCTCAGCCGCCTCGCGACGCAAGCCTATCCCCTCAAATTCAAGGTCTTCCGGGATCGTCATTGTCTCTACTTTGCGCAGCTTTTCGGCTTCCCTTCTCTGATGTTCTATGTAGCCTGCGTATTTAAGTTCGATAGCAAGTGTTCTTTTGGGCTGAGGCATCAAATCTGCTATTTCGGGGTAGATTTTTTCGAGCATATCCCATTTGGCGTCAGGGCGACGGCAATACTTTGAGAGTGGCGTTCCCTGCTCTACGCCAAGCTCTTCTCGTGCCACTCTTTCATAACAAGAAAACGCTCGCCGGAAATTTTTTCGAGCAAATCGTGCGGAATCGACTCATAAACAGAAAGCCACGCGTTATCTTCTCGCAGCAGAAGTTTAAATTCAGCTCTGCCAGTAAGAAGCCTGTACGGCTCGTCTGCACCACGAGTAACGAGGTCATCTATCATTACCGCGATATAGCTTTTATCCCTCGTGAGTATTAGAGGCGATCCTCCCATAATCCAAAAAGCAGCATTAATTCCCGCTATAATACCAAGTCCGGCTGCTTCTTCGTAGCCCGATGTTCCCATTATCTGACCCGCAAAAAATAACCCGTCCACCTCTCTTGCCATGAGCGAATGCGAAATTTGAACTGGTTCAACCACATCGTACTCAACTGCATAGCCCGGGCGTGTCATCTCAACATTCTCAAGTCCCGGTATAGTGCGAAGCATCGCGAGCTGAATCTCTGCGGGAAGCGAGTTCGAAACCCCGTTGGGATACATTTCATCAACTCCCCTCCCCTCTGGTTCGAGAAAAACAATATGTTTCGGATGATGGGGGAAGTTCTTCACTTTGACCTCTATCGATGGGCAATAACGAGGACCCACACCCACTATCTTACCGCCGTAAAGAGCGGAAAGCTTTATGTTATCGAGAACAAGCTTATGGGTTTCAGGGGTCGTATGAGTTATGAAGCATGGTTCCTGCTCATCCTTGGGAAGCACACTCTCAGTGTCTATCGAGAAAGGCACCACATCGTCCTCGCCGTGCTGAATAGTTACACGCGAAAAATCCACTGTTGAGCGCTTTATCCTTGGCGGCGTGCCGGTTTTAAATCTCAGAATTCTTAAACCAAGCTTTCTCAGCGATTTAGCAAGCTCTTCCTGTGGAGCTTCGTCAATTCTCCCGCCGGGAAACTCATCATGACCTATGAATATTTTTCCACCAAGAAATGTTCCAGTGGCAAGTATCACCGCCTTCGCATACAGTTCCTCACCGCTATTGAGCCTTATCCCAAAAACTTTTCTTCCCTCGCTCAGGATAGAGTACGCAGACCCCTCAACAACCGTAAGCCGTTCGACATTCATTATTATTTCCCTTACCGCTTTTTCATATTGCTTTCTGTCGTTCTGACATCTCGTTGCCTGAACCGCGGGGCCCTTCTTCCTGTTAAGAACGCGATATTGAATCGCTGTCCTGTCAGCGGCAATACCTATCACGCCACCCATAGCATCCACTTCGCGCACGACACGGCTTTTTGCGAGTCCACCAACGGCTGGGTTGCAG
This genomic interval carries:
- the rsmG gene encoding 16S rRNA (guanine(527)-N(7))-methyltransferase RsmG yields the protein METFEKLVRTEARKRDLLSDSDIANIFDRFEKLVRTEARKRDLLSDSDIANIFVRHILDSLAPLFFVSIPCGTEILDYGSGAGFPGIVLACVLTNSRFVLAESKAKKVQFLMHAVNELELRNVEVFAGRAEEVNREFDFIMLRATGPLKRTIPTSLRLLRNEGKLVVWVGPKFVGELDWWRKFLRKRGAEVELKPYPDWLSGDRKLSIAVIAKNIVL
- the mnmG gene encoding tRNA uridine-5-carboxymethylaminomethyl(34) synthesis enzyme MnmG: MGKSFDIIVVGGGHAGVEASFVGAKLGMNVCLVTTCADSIGRMSCNPAVGGLAKSRVVREVDAMGGVIGIAADRTAIQYRVLNRKKGPAVQATRCQNDRKQYEKAVREIIMNVERLTVVEGSAYSILSEGRKVFGIRLNSGEELYAKAVILATGTFLGGKIFIGHDEFPGGRIDEAPQEELAKSLRKLGLRILRFKTGTPPRIKRSTVDFSRVTIQHGEDDVVPFSIDTESVLPKDEQEPCFITHTTPETHKLVLDNIKLSALYGGKIVGVGPRYCPSIEVKVKNFPHHPKHIVFLEPEGRGVDEMYPNGVSNSLPAEIQLAMLRTIPGLENVEMTRPGYAVEYDVVEPVQISHSLMAREVDGLFFAGQIMGTSGYEEAAGLGIIAGINAAFWIMGGSPLILTRDKSYIAVMIDDLVTRGADEPYRLLTGRAEFKLLLREDNAWLSVYESIPHDLLEKISGERFLVMKEWHEKSLA